The following are encoded together in the Bradymonas sediminis genome:
- a CDS encoding heavy metal translocating P-type ATPase — MNKPSPMTPCAHCGLPAPRREDDEPAFCCVGCEAVYHAIHEGGLENFYQFQGMGALGETPRGVERGQQGFAYLDDPAFIESQTELMPDGSRRVKMHLEGVHCAGCVWLTEKMPTAIDGVLDSRLSLSRGRLELNWDPDKVKLSDAARWLAKFGYMPHPLSADRLGGAGEAERALLKRVGVSWAISGNIMIMAVAGYGGLNMVQDPGLAGLMRWASLLLASISMIYGGGVFFRRAWASLRAPAFAAQPGAPRVSRWTHLSMDVPIALGLLVGWLHSAVATFSGVGDVWFDSLAVLIAALLTARWLQMRGQRFAGEATDRLLSLLPTTARRIGEDGAIEEILADQLQARDRIEVRAGDVVPADGIVELGASSLHRAIVTGESRPEPVGPGEAIEAGVTNLGAVLTIRVEATGQDTHVGRLMRWVEEGDRRRAPVVQLADTLGGIFVLVVLIAAAITGGVWAMIAPEQAIAHVVALLVISCPCALGMATPLALTVGVGRAARQGIFIKHDDVLQSLARATHIIFDKTGTLTEGRMTVAECVGDEQAAFAAANLEMQSTHPIARALVAWAHQNAPVWPPAHLAEDVEEVIGAGILGRIGGQEVAVGRLDWLLERGNQTDKIARWRQLEVDFATSGGSPIFVAIDGAVRCALSMGDRMRSDTPALLEKLRQRGIQVGVLSGDHPELVAHSAASLGVDPKLTRGGVTPEEKRDFIQALRAQAPEAVIVMVGDGVNDAIAMQQADVGIAVFDGAQAALVAADIFVTREGLAPIGLLLDGTGHVMHTIHRNLAGSAVYNALGITAAALGFVTPLVAAVAMPFSSLFVIASSLLQKSFQPAAAEAIVADTAAAPLPMTPAPGEPR; from the coding sequence ATGAATAAGCCATCCCCGATGACGCCCTGCGCGCATTGCGGGCTCCCGGCGCCGCGCCGCGAGGATGATGAGCCCGCCTTTTGTTGCGTGGGTTGCGAGGCCGTTTATCACGCGATCCACGAAGGCGGGCTCGAAAATTTCTATCAATTTCAGGGGATGGGCGCGCTCGGTGAGACTCCGCGCGGCGTCGAGCGCGGCCAGCAGGGCTTTGCCTACCTCGACGATCCGGCGTTTATTGAGTCCCAAACCGAGCTGATGCCCGACGGAAGCCGCCGCGTGAAGATGCACCTGGAGGGCGTGCATTGCGCCGGCTGTGTCTGGCTGACCGAGAAGATGCCCACCGCCATCGACGGCGTCCTCGACTCGCGCCTGTCGCTGTCGCGCGGGCGCCTGGAGCTGAATTGGGACCCCGACAAAGTAAAGCTCTCTGACGCCGCCCGCTGGCTGGCCAAATTTGGCTATATGCCGCACCCGCTCAGCGCCGACCGCCTTGGCGGCGCCGGCGAGGCCGAGCGCGCGTTGCTCAAACGCGTCGGGGTGAGTTGGGCAATCTCCGGAAATATTATGATCATGGCGGTCGCCGGTTACGGCGGCCTCAATATGGTCCAGGACCCCGGCCTGGCCGGGCTGATGCGCTGGGCGTCCTTGCTGCTGGCCAGCATCTCGATGATCTACGGCGGGGGCGTGTTCTTTCGGCGCGCCTGGGCGTCGCTGCGCGCCCCGGCGTTCGCGGCGCAACCGGGCGCGCCCAGGGTCTCGCGCTGGACGCATCTGTCGATGGACGTGCCGATCGCGCTGGGCCTCTTAGTCGGCTGGTTGCACTCGGCTGTGGCGACCTTTAGCGGGGTCGGCGATGTCTGGTTCGACTCGCTGGCTGTGCTCATCGCCGCCTTGCTCACCGCGCGCTGGCTGCAAATGCGCGGGCAACGCTTCGCCGGCGAGGCCACCGACCGCCTGCTGTCGCTGCTGCCCACGACCGCGCGGCGCATCGGCGAAGACGGCGCCATCGAAGAAATACTCGCCGACCAACTTCAGGCCCGCGACCGCATCGAGGTGCGCGCCGGCGACGTTGTGCCGGCCGACGGCATCGTCGAGCTCGGCGCCTCGTCACTGCACCGCGCCATCGTCACCGGCGAGAGTCGCCCCGAGCCGGTCGGCCCGGGCGAGGCGATCGAGGCGGGCGTCACCAACCTCGGCGCCGTCCTGACCATCCGCGTGGAGGCTACCGGCCAGGACACCCACGTCGGGCGCCTGATGCGCTGGGTCGAAGAAGGCGACCGCCGCCGCGCGCCGGTCGTTCAGCTCGCCGACACCCTCGGCGGCATCTTCGTGCTGGTGGTGCTCATCGCGGCCGCGATCACCGGCGGCGTCTGGGCGATGATCGCCCCCGAACAAGCCATCGCCCACGTGGTCGCCTTGCTCGTCATCTCTTGCCCCTGCGCCCTCGGAATGGCGACCCCGCTCGCCCTGACCGTCGGCGTCGGCCGCGCCGCGCGCCAGGGCATCTTCATCAAGCACGACGACGTGCTCCAATCCCTGGCGCGCGCCACCCATATTATCTTCGATAAAACCGGCACTCTCACCGAAGGCCGCATGACCGTGGCCGAGTGCGTGGGCGACGAACAGGCGGCCTTTGCCGCTGCAAATCTTGAGATGCAGAGCACCCACCCCATCGCACGCGCGCTGGTCGCGTGGGCGCATCAAAACGCCCCGGTCTGGCCGCCCGCACACCTGGCAGAGGATGTCGAAGAGGTTATCGGCGCGGGGATTTTGGGGCGTATCGGCGGCCAGGAGGTCGCCGTCGGCCGCCTCGATTGGCTGCTCGAGCGCGGCAATCAAACCGATAAGATCGCCCGCTGGCGCCAACTCGAAGTCGACTTCGCCACCTCGGGCGGCTCGCCGATCTTCGTCGCCATCGACGGCGCGGTCCGCTGCGCGCTCTCCATGGGCGATCGCATGCGAAGCGACACCCCGGCGCTGCTCGAAAAGTTGCGCCAACGAGGTATTCAGGTCGGCGTCCTCTCGGGCGATCATCCCGAGCTGGTCGCCCACTCGGCGGCCTCATTGGGGGTTGATCCGAAGTTGACCCGCGGCGGCGTCACCCCCGAAGAAAAACGCGACTTCATCCAGGCCCTGCGCGCCCAGGCGCCCGAGGCGGTCATCGTCATGGTCGGCGACGGGGTCAACGACGCCATCGCCATGCAGCAGGCCGACGTCGGCATCGCGGTCTTCGATGGCGCCCAGGCCGCCCTGGTCGCCGCCGACATCTTCGTCACCCGCGAGGGACTCGCCCCGATCGGGCTGCTCCTCGACGGCACCGGCCACGTCATGCACACCATTCACCGCAACCTGGCGGGCTCGGCAGTCTATAACGCGCTCGGAATTACCGCCGCCGCCCTGGGGTTCGTCACCCCGCTGGTCGCCGCGGTCGCCATGCCTTTTAGCTCGCTCTTCGTGATCGCGTCGTCGCTGCTGCAAAAGTCTTTTCAGCCAGCCGCCGCCGAAGCGATCGTCGCAGATACCGCCGCCGCACCCCTTCCCATGACCCCCGCCCCAGGAGAGCCCCGATGA
- a CDS encoding S1C family serine protease yields MAIFCALATLALGASPTFAQQGNPAILAEIEDPLAAAEAYQQQLFTRVAPSVIFIAQGGSFGSGFFINDTGLALTNKHVVGKAKSVTVVFQDGRKRQAKVVEVAGDAVDLALIQVDIKSSPALELSGFNDLRVGSWVGSVGHGSGGIWSFATGMVSNIYVSKEDRSLFQTQIPLNPGASGGPVFDRKGRVAGVVTSGILNTNSVNFAIRIDVAFDSLEKLSKDCDCLTIRAPKGVPIFVNGRAIGKGPRLRITPTAGSLEVFVVIGGKMQKKTISYPKTREITFK; encoded by the coding sequence TTGGCCATATTTTGCGCCCTGGCGACGCTCGCGCTGGGCGCGTCCCCAACTTTTGCTCAGCAGGGCAACCCCGCGATTTTGGCCGAAATCGAGGACCCGCTGGCGGCGGCCGAGGCCTATCAGCAGCAGCTCTTCACGCGCGTCGCCCCGTCGGTGATCTTCATCGCCCAGGGCGGCAGCTTCGGCTCGGGATTTTTTATCAATGACACCGGCCTCGCCCTGACGAATAAGCATGTGGTCGGCAAGGCGAAGTCGGTGACGGTGGTCTTTCAGGACGGGCGAAAGCGCCAGGCAAAAGTGGTCGAGGTGGCGGGCGATGCGGTCGATCTTGCGCTCATCCAGGTCGATATAAAGTCGTCGCCGGCGCTGGAGCTCAGCGGGTTTAATGACCTGCGTGTGGGCAGCTGGGTCGGCTCGGTCGGCCACGGCAGCGGCGGCATCTGGAGCTTTGCCACCGGCATGGTCTCGAATATCTACGTCTCCAAAGAAGACCGATCGCTCTTTCAGACCCAGATCCCGCTCAACCCCGGCGCCTCGGGCGGCCCGGTCTTTGACCGCAAGGGGCGCGTCGCGGGGGTTGTCACCTCGGGGATCCTCAACACCAATAGCGTCAACTTCGCCATCCGCATTGACGTGGCCTTTGACTCCCTCGAAAAGCTCAGCAAAGACTGCGATTGCCTGACCATCCGCGCCCCCAAAGGGGTGCCGATCTTCGTCAACGGCCGCGCGATCGGCAAAGGCCCGCGCCTGCGCATCACGCCCACTGCGGGCAGCCTCGAGGTGTTCGTGGTCATCGGCGGAAAGATGCAAAAGAAGACGATCAGCTATCCGAAGACGCGCGAAATCACATTCAAATGA
- the ccoS gene encoding cbb3-type cytochrome oxidase assembly protein CcoS, producing MNVIYFILPLALLLGAASVYGFIWATRKGQYDDLDTPPLRLLIDEEYVDKPAEKKRGEAE from the coding sequence ATGAACGTCATCTACTTTATCCTGCCGCTCGCACTTCTGCTGGGCGCCGCCTCGGTCTACGGCTTCATCTGGGCCACCCGAAAAGGGCAATACGACGACCTCGACACCCCGCCGCTGCGGCTGTTGATCGACGAGGAATATGTCGACAAGCCGGCCGAGAAAAAGCGCGGCGAGGCGGAGTGA
- a CDS encoding FixH family protein — protein sequence MIQVPSNIRYPAMIFALLGMTLVVNVILVLAVRSDGGAQVVDDYYERSISWDEYAAVRSESAARGWTLAFELEPEQPGRLVVTGADQKPVDGLVAKLHLRRPQLADDVALVELLPVNDEPGVYRFEHPAMRAGVWDVIVEGEFDGRPVMLQHRHRIR from the coding sequence ATGATACAAGTGCCCTCAAATATCCGCTACCCGGCGATGATCTTCGCGCTGCTGGGCATGACCCTGGTGGTCAACGTCATCCTGGTGCTCGCCGTGCGCTCCGACGGGGGCGCGCAGGTGGTCGACGACTATTATGAGAGGTCGATCTCCTGGGATGAATACGCGGCGGTGCGCAGCGAGAGCGCAGCGCGCGGGTGGACCCTGGCGTTTGAGCTTGAGCCCGAGCAGCCGGGCCGCCTCGTGGTGACCGGCGCGGACCAAAAGCCGGTCGACGGCCTGGTCGCCAAGCTTCACCTGCGCCGCCCCCAGCTCGCCGACGACGTCGCGCTGGTGGAGCTTCTGCCGGTCAACGATGAGCCGGGCGTCTATCGATTCGAGCATCCGGCCATGCGCGCCGGCGTCTGGGATGTCATCGTCGAGGGTGAATTCGACGGGCGTCCTGTGATGCTCCAACATCGGCATCGTATTCGATGA